A part of Patescibacteria group bacterium genomic DNA contains:
- a CDS encoding type IV toxin-antitoxin system AbiEi family antitoxin domain-containing protein, whose protein sequence is MQSINKLDVLLKQSKKLFHTQDLELLWNINNKNTLYSTINRYLKKGYLIQIYRGFYSTVELNTINATELGTSAIHDYCYLSTESVLAKDGIIFQSVPHFTFCSSKNKKININGTSFISRKLKPAFLFQSAGILEQQNYKEASPERAVADMLYFNSKYHFDLRNAIDWERVKTIQKEVGYI, encoded by the coding sequence ATGCAAAGTATAAACAAACTAGATGTTCTGCTTAAACAATCGAAAAAGCTGTTCCACACCCAAGATCTTGAATTATTGTGGAACATAAACAATAAAAACACCTTGTATTCAACAATCAACAGGTATTTAAAAAAGGGTTACTTAATTCAGATATATCGCGGATTCTACTCCACTGTGGAATTAAACACTATTAACGCCACAGAATTAGGAACTTCCGCAATCCACGATTACTGCTACCTAAGCACAGAATCAGTGTTAGCAAAAGACGGCATCATCTTCCAAAGTGTCCCACATTTCACCTTTTGTTCATCAAAGAATAAAAAAATTAATATTAACGGAACATCATTTATTAGTCGGAAATTAAAACCTGCCTTTTTATTCCAAAGCGCAGGTATCTTGGAACAACAAAACTACAAAGAAGCCAGTCCCGAGAGAGCGGTTGCGGATATGCTTTATTTTAACTCCAAATATCATTTTGACTTAAGAAACGCCATTGACTGGGAAAGAGTCAAAACCATCCAAAAGGAGGTGGGGTATATATGA
- a CDS encoding nucleotidyl transferase AbiEii/AbiGii toxin family protein, protein MILPSPKEALHRSQLHKILIEIADSPQLSKALIFKGGTCAAMQDYLDRFSVDLDFDLKQETPKDFVRTALEEIFKKLDFNIKNRNKSTVQYVLKYSAPKELRNTLKFDAVGFALDSDVFKPTYLADIDRYLTCQTIDTMFAHKLVAVLDRYTKHGTVAGRDIYDIYYFFVNGYPYNKKVIEQRTSLNTLDYLKKLKEFVESKVTSSVIDEDLNMLMPLARFSSIRKALKSEVLSLLRDEIARL, encoded by the coding sequence ATGATTTTACCAAGTCCAAAAGAAGCTTTGCATAGGAGCCAGTTACACAAAATACTAATAGAAATTGCGGACAGCCCTCAACTTTCCAAAGCTCTTATATTTAAAGGGGGGACATGCGCCGCTATGCAAGATTATTTGGACAGGTTTTCCGTTGATTTGGATTTTGACTTAAAGCAAGAAACTCCAAAAGACTTTGTAAGGACGGCGCTGGAAGAGATTTTTAAAAAACTAGATTTTAACATTAAAAACAGAAACAAGTCCACGGTACAGTATGTGTTAAAATATTCAGCTCCAAAAGAGTTGCGCAACACTTTAAAATTTGACGCCGTTGGATTCGCTTTAGATTCTGATGTTTTTAAACCCACTTATTTAGCGGATATTGATAGATATCTTACTTGTCAAACAATAGATACTATGTTTGCTCACAAATTGGTGGCGGTTCTGGATCGCTACACTAAACACGGGACCGTGGCAGGTAGAGATATATACGATATATATTATTTTTTTGTCAACGGATATCCCTACAACAAAAAAGTGATTGAGCAAAGGACTTCTTTGAACACTTTGGATTATTTAAAAAAACTTAAAGAATTCGTTGAATCAAAGGTTACCTCTTCGGTAATTGATGAAGATCTAAACATGTTAATGCCTCTTGCAAGGTTTTCTTCTATAAGAAAAGCTTTAAAAAGCGAGGTTTTGAGTTTGCTTAGAGATGAGATTGCACGACTATAA